TCAAAGTCCCAAAGTAATGCGCAACATTTATGCATTTAATTTGCCCCGCAGGGAGCCCCATTCTATACTGAAGCTACCTCTGGGAATATGCACTCATGGCTCTATTTTTTGGTCTCTGTCTAATTACAGGCTGCAACATCtccatatttgtaaaatttttcttcaatgtacagaaatgtcATGCTACTACTTGTGGGACAGTGTAGCCTATTACAAGACtcgctttttttctttatagggATGTTTCTCTTGTTGAAATCTAATTATttgaatgtataatttttttagagTTACACAAAGTCTTCAAAGATGGTGTGGAATGTTCCCATATGACCCATTGTAGGCTGAAAATAGCTAAATCATacattcagggaaaaaaagaaataccaagtaATGACAACTGTGCGTACCCACTCAATACATGTAGGAGGTCCCCGTAGGTAGTTTAATTGCTTCTTCCGTAGAAAGGTGGGATGAAGAGCCATAGATGCTCTTGAAAGAGCTTCCCCTGAGCCCCATATCTTAATAACTCATTTTTGGTGCCCTTATATCAGCCTCTGAAATAGCAACAACAGTCCACATAGCATCATTCTAGAGAGATCAGATTGCACACTGGGCTCCATGATCATCCTACATTCATCTGAATGTCAGTGGGCATCATTGCCCTCAGGCTTTCTCCTTCCCTGAAGAGTTGCTGTCAGCCTGCAACCATGACCAAGGAACGCACCTCAAGACAAAAGTTGTATTGAGTGGCTTTAAAATGGTAACCCCTTACTGAGTTATTTTATAGACCTTCCCTTATTTGCTATTTACAGACACAATTCTGTAAAATATGTGGGAGAAGTATTTTTACtatgtttattttacaaataaggagaAGGTAAGTGACTTCTCCAAGGGCACAGCATGAATTAATGGTAGATTCAGAATCCGAGCCCAGGTTCCTGGGTCCTTGTTGGTGTGTTTCCATTCGTTTTTTGCTGCCTTGGAGAACTTGGAAACTTTTGACCACTACCGAACATATAGCTTCTCTACAGTTTGTGTGGGTTATTTCTTGGATGATTTTCTCATGAATTTCACACTCACTATTGAGGACTGACTGTCTCTTCTCTTCAAGGAGCAAGGTAAGCCACTATATTCCATATACATTATTAGTGAAAAGTATAATTCACACAAAAGGAGTATGAAAGCCGAACATGCTATGAGTTGTTTGAGCAGAGAAATTgatgttttgaaacattttttctaaaatagtaaGCTGAAGCTGGAGTATAAATTCAAAATTCCATTAGCAGGGGATTTAATGATACTTATAAAACACCCTGTggcttcccttaaaaaaataagatagttGATGCTCTAGTTGAGTATATGgtaatttcattttgttcactATCAGAAGGTCTCTCATTGGAGGTGAAAGAAAGTGTGAAGTGACTCTTCTTTAAGCTACAAAGGGAATTGAGTGATTTAGTAAGATCAAACTGCAGTGTAACCTTTTCTCCCTAATCTCATCCTTATTGTTATTGGCACCTTTAAATATTCTGAGTGAAGGAGTTAAAAGTGCACAGATTCTGGTTAGGTCAAAACTGAGTCTCAAACTTGAATCTTTTTCATACTAGTGATATCATTGTAAAATATCACATAATTCCTCAAATCCCTAATTCCTTCaatggtaaaattaaaataatactatccattgtacacacacacacatacacacacacacacacactctgacacacatatttatatgtaaagcCCTTAACATTAGACCAGGATCATTCTGAAGTacaaattattaatgaaataatgcacGTGGTATTTATACATTTCAATGTcattagaatttctttttgttttctcctttatttctctttaacagGACATCTCATAATTCCCTGATCACATTGATGGATAACAGGACAGAAGAGACACAATTCATCCTGGTGGGACTAACCAGTGACCCAGAACTGCTGGCCCCCCTCTTTATCATGTTCACCCTCATCTACCTCATCAATGTGGTTGGGAACCTGGGGATGATGGCGCTGATTCTCTTGGACTCCCGTCTCCACactcccatgtactttttcctcagTAACCTGTCTCTGGTGGATCTTTGTTACTCTACAGCTGTCACTCCCAAGGTCATGGCTGGATTACTTATGGGAGACAAGGTCATCTCCTACAATGCATGTGCTGCTCAGATGTTCttttttgtagcatttgccaCTGTGGAAAATTACCTCTTGGCCTcaatggcctatgaccgctacaCAGCAGTGTGCAAACCCCTCCATTATACCACCACCTTGACCACAGGTGTGTGTGCTTCTCTATCTATAGGCTCCTACATCTGTGGTTTTCTGAATGCCTCTTTCCATGTTGGGGACATATTCAGTCTGCCTTTATGTAAGTCCAATGTGATCCATCACTTTTTCTGTGATGTTCCAGCTGTCATGGCTCTCTCTTGCTTTGATAAACATGGTAGTGAACTGGTTCTTGTTTTTATGTCAAGCTTTAATGCCCTTTTTGCTCTTCTGGTTATATTGATTTCCTACCTATTCATATTTATATCCATCTTGAAGATGCAGTCAGCTCAGGGGCACCAAAAGGCTTTGTCCACCTGCGCTTCCCACCTCACTACAGTCTCCATCTTCTATGGGACAGTCATCTTTATGTATTTACAGCCCAGTTCCAGCCATTCCATGGACACAGACAAAATGGCTTCCGTGTTCTATTCTATGGTCATCCCCATGCTGAATCCTGTGGTCTATAGCCTGAGAAACAAAGAGGTCAAGTGTGCATTCAAGAAGGTGGTGGAGAAGGCAAATTTTTCTACAGGATTGGGAATTTAACATTACAGTGTGCAtaaccttgtttatttttttttcaacgtttatttatttttgggacagagagagacagagcatgaacgggggaggggcagagagagagggagacacagaatcgaaagcaggctccaggctctgagccatcagcccagagcccgatgcggggctcgaactcacggaccgcgagatcgtgacctgagctgaagtcggacgcttaaccgactgcgccacccaggcgccccacataacCTTGTTTAATTCCACTCAGACTTTCCCCATGCAATGAGCTACTTTTTAAGACCCGTGCTGCATTTAAACTTCTGAAGTGACACCCTTCTCTCTTCAAAAGTCTATTgtttggcaaaaagaaaacatattcagGGTCgccagatggctcagttggttaagtgtttgactttggctcaggtcatcatctcacggttcgtgagtttgagccctgtctcaggccctctgctgtcaggacagagcctgttTGCGTTTCTcactcttttccctctctctctctctgcccttcccttgctggctctctctctctctcgctcgctctctctctctctctcaggcagtctctctctctcaaaataaataaataaactttaaaaaaacatgttcagAAATGTAATTCCTGAATGGGGATGTTAAtaagaagcattaaaaatttgGGGACCCACTTGTCAAACTTGACTAATGATATTTG
This genomic stretch from Lynx canadensis isolate LIC74 chromosome D1, mLynCan4.pri.v2, whole genome shotgun sequence harbors:
- the LOC115526420 gene encoding olfactory receptor 5B2-like — encoded protein: MDNRTEETQFILVGLTSDPELLAPLFIMFTLIYLINVVGNLGMMALILLDSRLHTPMYFFLSNLSLVDLCYSTAVTPKVMAGLLMGDKVISYNACAAQMFFFVAFATVENYLLASMAYDRYTAVCKPLHYTTTLTTGVCASLSIGSYICGFLNASFHVGDIFSLPLCKSNVIHHFFCDVPAVMALSCFDKHGSELVLVFMSSFNALFALLVILISYLFIFISILKMQSAQGHQKALSTCASHLTTVSIFYGTVIFMYLQPSSSHSMDTDKMASVFYSMVIPMLNPVVYSLRNKEVKCAFKKVVEKANFSTGLGI